Proteins encoded in a region of the Euleptes europaea isolate rEulEur1 chromosome 3, rEulEur1.hap1, whole genome shotgun sequence genome:
- the IRAK4 gene encoding interleukin-1 receptor-associated kinase 4 yields MNNSVTPSTYVRCLGYGMMRQLADFIDPQEGWKKLAADIKNPSGTERYNQMHIRRFEALKQVGKSPTCELLYDWGTLNCTVSDLVDLLIRNQFLTPASLLLPDSVRVTDNTTATLPLQETMPKYDLETPLEKKQMTSVVPLSTPDIGHFAVASCSLMTEENTLHLNDTGLKSFLFHDLQSVTNNFDDRMVSAGGNKLGEGGFGVVYKGCINGRTVAVKKLSAVADVSLQDLKQQFEQEIKIMAKCQHENLVELIGFSSDFDQPCLVYDYMPNGSLLDRLACLDDTAPIPWRTRCNIAQDAANGICYLHENNHIHRDVKSANILLTEELVPKLSDFGLARASVRFTHTIITDRIVGTAAYMAPEALRGEISPKSDIFSFGVVLLEIITGLKPMDENRDPQLLLSIKEEIEDEEMTIEDYIDEKMSNWNLTSVEQMYSVACQCLNEKKSRRPDIKMVKQHLQEILLD; encoded by the exons ATGAACAACTCCGTAACGCCTTCTACGTATGTGCGCTGCCTTGGTTATGGCATGATGAGGCAACTGGCAGATTTCATCGATCCACAGGAAGGATGGAAGAAACTAGCAGCAGACATAAAAAATCCATCTGGTACAGAGAGATACAACCAAATGCATATAAG GAGATTTGAAGCATTAAAGCAAGTGGGGAAGAGCCCCACCTGTGAACTGCTTTATGACTGGGGGACACTAAACTGTACAGTTAGTGATCTGGTGGACCTGCTGATCAGAAATCAGTTCTTAACGCCAGCCAGCCTTTTGCTTCCAG aTTCTGTAAGAGTGACAGACAATACTACAGCGACATTACCTTTACAAGAAACTATGCCAAAATATGACCTAGAAACTCCTTTAGAGAAAAAACAAATGACATCTGTAGTGCCACTCTCGACTCCAGATATCGGGCACTTCGCTGTGGCTTCTTGTAGCCTAATGACAGAAGAGAACACCTTGCATTTGAATGACACAG GGTTAAAGAGTTTTTTGTTTCATGACCTGCAAAGCGTTACAAATAACTTTGACGATCGAATGGTATCAGCCGGTGGTAACAAGCTGGGTGAAGGAGGCTTTGGAGTTGTATACAAAGGATGCATTAATGGCAGAACCGTGGCAGTGAAAAAGCTTTCTGCT GTGGCTGATGTAAGCCTTCAAGACCTGAAGCAGCAGTTTGAACAAGAAATAAAGATCATGGCAAA ATGCCAGCACGAGAACCTAGTAGAATTGATTGGTTTTTCAAGTGATTTCGACCAGCCGTGTCTAGTTTATGATTATATGCCAAATGGGTCACTACTTGACAGGCTAGCTTGTCTG GATGATACTGCACCAATTCCTTGGAGGACAAGGTGTAACATTGCTCAAGACGCAGCCAATGGCATTTGCTATTTACATGAAAATAACCACATTCACAGAGATGTTAAAAG TGCAAATATCTTACTGACTGAGGAGCTGGTGCCGAAACTTTCCGACTTTGGACTTGCAAGGGCATCAGTAAGGTTCACACATACAATCATAACAGACAGAATAGTAGGGACAGCTGCATATATGGCACCGGAAGCTTTGCGTGGAGAAATAAGTCCTAAATCAGACATTTTTAGCTTTGGTGTG GTGTTACTTGAAATAATAACAGGTCTAAAACCCATGGATGAAAATCGGGATCCGCAGCTACTG CTGAGTAtcaaagaggaaatagaagatGAAGAAATGACTATTGAAGATTACATTGATGAGAAGATGAGCAATTGGAACCTCACATCAGTGGAACAGATGTATTCAGTTGCTTGCCAGTGCCTGAATGAAAAGAAGAGCCGGAGGCCGGATATTAAAATG GTCAAGCAACACTTACAAGAAATACTGCTTGACTGA